The Sporomusaceae bacterium genomic sequence TCTGTAAATTTGTCGAAAATTCGAGAGGTAGCGGGACAAAATTATGGAAATATACAATAATGGCATTGTATTTAGCTGGTATTTGTCCGTAATTTCACGGGAGGTGGGATAGCTGTGATCAAAGTACTTGTTGTCGACGACTCCGCTTTCATGCGCAAAGTGTTATCCGACCTGTTCGCCGCCGAGAGTGATTTTACCGTTCTCGAAGCCGCCCGCAACGGCAAGGACGCCATCGATAAGGTCAAACGCCTGAACCCCGATGTCGTGACGATGGATGTTGAGATGCCGGTCATGGACGGCATCAGCGCCCTGGAGACGATAATGCGGGAGGCGCCGACGCCGGTGGTGATGGTGAGCAGCCTGACCCGCGAGGGCGCCGATGCCACGCTGAAGGCGTTGGAAAAAGGGGCCGTGGATTTCGTCGCCAAGACGGCCGGCCCGATTTCGAGCATTGATCAGATCAGGATCGAGATTCTCGCCAAATGCCGCACTGCCGCCCGCGCCAATGTGAGGCAGCTTATCCGCCCGCCGGCGCCGCCGGCGCCGCCGCCCCCCCAGCCTCCGGCGTTCGCGCCCGGCCACGACGAGCGGATTGTCGCGATCGGGACTTCGACCGGCGGCCCGCGGGCCCTGCAAGAAGTTCTTACCCGTCTGCCGGGGAATCTGCCCTGCCCGGTGGTTATCGTGCAGCATATGCCGCCAGGGTTTACCAAGTCGCTTTCCGACCGCCTCAACACTCTGTCGCCCCTGTCGGTCAAGGAGGCCGAGAACGGCGATGTGCTCCGGCCCGGCCTGGCGGTCATCGCCCCCGGCGATTTCCACATGACGCTGGTGCGCGAGGGGAACAAGACGGTGGTGCGTCTCCACCAGGAGCCGCCGATCGGCGGCCACCGGCCTTCTGTCGACCCGACGATGGAGGCGGTGGCTAGAATCTACGGGCCGCGGGCGGTGGGCGTCATCCTCACGGGGATGGGCGCCGACGGTTCACGGGGGATGAAGGCGATAAAAACGGGACGAGGGTTTACCATTGCAGAGGATCAGTCGACCACAGTGGTGTTCGGTATGCCGAAAGCGGCTATCGAACTGGGGATAGTCGATAAAGTCGTGCCGCTGCCCGGTGTCGCCGGCGAAATCGTCAAACACCTGCAGAGCAAACACGGAGGTGTGTAAAATGGAGTTAAATCAATACATGGGGATGTTCCTGGAGGAGTCGCGCGAACACCTTCAGACACTGAACAGATGTCTTCTGAGTCTTGAAAACGATCCGCGCAACTTGTCGGTGCTTGACGAGATATTCCGCAGCGCTCACACTATCAAGGGCATGTCGGCCACGATGGGGTTCACGGCGATTGCCGAGCTTACCCATGAGATGGAAAATGTCCTCGATTTACTGCGCAAGGGGCAACTGAAGGCTTCGCCCGCGATCATCGACACGCTTTTCAAATGCCTGGATACCCTGGAGCAATCGGTGGAGAGCATCGCCAGCAATAGCGAGGCAACGGTGGATATCAAGCCGCTGGTCGCCAAACTTATCAAGCTGGCCGCCGGCAAGGATCAGGAGGAGGCTGCGCCGGCCGCCGCCGCGACGAAGGCCGCGACTCCCGTTGTCGCGACTTCATCCGGCATTACTTTGAACGATACGGAGATTGATGTCATCAAGGCCGCCAGCCGGCAGGGCTACGCGGCTTACGAGGTGCAGGTGGGCCTGCGCGAGGGCTGCCTGCTGAAGTCGGCGCGGGCGTATATGGTGATGAACGCTCTCGACGAGCTTGGCGATGTTATCAAGAGCGTCCCGCCGGCCGAGGAACTGGAAAAGGAGAATTTCGATTACAGTTTTTCGGTTGTGGCGCTGAGCGACGCCGAGCCGGAGAAGGTTCAGCAGGCGCTGCTGGCAATTTCGGAGATCGAGTCGGCGACGGTGCTACCGCTGGCGATTCCGGACGCGGCTCCTGCCGCCGCCGCTGCGCCGGCGATCAAGCCCGCTGCCGCGCCGGAGGTCAGGCCTGAAGCAGAGGTCCCTGCGGCCAAACTGGATGCGCCGCCGACGGCTGATGCGCCCCTGGCGGCCGATAAGAAAGTCCGCGGCGGCCAGTCTGTCCGCGTGGATATCGATAAGCTCGATACGCTTTTGAATCTGGTTGGCGAGCTTGTCATCAACAAGACCAGGCTGGAGCAGATCGGCCTTAGCCACCGCCTTACCGATCTGACGGAGACGATCGAGCAGATGGACCGGGTTACCACCGATCTGCAGGCTGTTGTCATGAAGGTCCGGATGGTGCCCGTAGGGCAGGTTTTCAACCGCTTCCCCCGTATGGTACGCGATTTGTCGCGCGATCTGAACAAAGAGGTCAATCTTATCATCCAGGGCGAGGAGACCGAGCTCGACCGTACCGTCATCGACGAGATCGGCGATCCGCTGGTCCATTTGCTGCGTAACGCTATCGACCACGGTATCGAGAGCCCGGCCGAACGCGAGGCCAAGGGCAAGAATCCGGTCGGCGAGATACGGCTGATTGCCCGTCATGAGGGCAACAATGTCATTATCATGGTCGAGGACGACGGCGCGGGCGTTAATCCGGAGGTCGTCAAGCAGAAGGCTTTGGAAAAAGGGATGATCACCCAGGCCGAGGCTGAGAAGATGGATGCCGCCGAAGCGGTCCGCCTGCTGTTCCTGCCCGGTTTCTCGACCGCCAAGGTGGTGACGGACGTGTCCGGCCGCGGCGTTGGCATGGACGCGGTGAAAACGAAGATCGAGTCTCTGGGCGGCATGGTGGATGTTGAGACCAAGGTCAACGAGGGGTCGCGCTTCAAGATCAGGCTGCCGCTGACGCTGGCTATCATCCAGGCGCTGCTCGTGAAGGTGTGCGAGGAGATTTACGCTATTCCCCTCGGGTCGATTGACAGTACGATCAATATCACTCCCGGGGATATCAAGACGATTCAGAATCAGGAGGTTATCCTCCTGCGCGGGCAGATTATCCCGATCGTTCGCCTGGGCAACGTTCTCGGCGTGCCTGAGTCCGGAAACGAGGGCGCCGAGGAGCTTTACGTTGTTATCGTCCATATGGGCGAGCAGAAGGCGGGGGTAATTGTCGATACGCTGATCGGCCAGCAGGAGATTGTCATCAAGTCGCTTGGTAAGCTGTTGGCTTCGATTAAGGTTTTGGCCGGGGCCACGATTCTCGGCGACGGGCGTGTGGCGCTTATTCTCGATGTCGGCTCGATAATGCAGTAGGGGGGATAGAGATGGCCGAAAGTACTTACGCGGACAGGGAAATACAGCTGGTTATTTTCAAGCTCGGCCGCGAGGATTACGGTATCAGTATTTTGCAGGTGCAGGAGATCAAGCGGATACTTGACATTACCCGCGTGCCCAATTCGCCGGATTTTATCAAGGGGGTCATTAATCTGCGCGGCAGCGTGCTGCCGGTTATCGATCTGAAGAAGCGCCTCCAGTTGCCGCCGACCGATTATACCGAGGATACCCGCATTATTATTGTCAAGGTGGAGGAGATTGCCGTCGGCCTGATCGTGGATGCGGTTTCCGAGGTAACGACGCTGAGCGGCGAGAATATCGAGCCGCCCACTACGGTGGTGGGCGGTGTGAGCGCGCAGTATCTGAGCGGCGTGGGCAAGCAGGACGACAACCTGCTGATTCTCCTTAATCTTACCGCTATTGTCGGCCTCGGCGCCGAGGTTGGCAAGGCCGGCTAATCATCGTTGATTCTGACCGAACGAGGTGGATGTGTTGTCTGAAGATATTATGAACCTTTCGGTGCTCCAGTTGGACGCTTTGAGAGAGGTGGGCAACGTCGGGGCGGGCAACGCGGCTACGGCGCTGTCGCAGATCATCAATCGCAAGATCGATATGACGGTGCCGAAGGTGGCTATTTTGCCGCTGGGCGATGTGCCTGACGTGGTGGGCGGGCCGGAGATCATGGTGGCCGGCGTGTACCTGCGCGTTTTTGGCCCGGCGCCGAGCAGCATCCTGTTTCTGCTTCCGCGCGAGAGCGCTTTCGCGTTAGTCGATATGCTCATGGGCCGCGAGCGCGGGCTGACCGATCACCTCGATTCGATGGACGAATCCGCTCTTTTGGAAATAGGCAATATTCTGGCCGGCGCTTATTTGAACGCGCTGTCCTTTTTCACGAAGTTTACTCTGTTGCCGTCGATTCCCGCCCTGGCGATGGATATGGCGGGAGCTATCCTGAGCGTCATTCTGAGCCAGCTTGGCCAGATGGGCGATCACGCTCTCGTTATCGAGACCGAGTTTTCCACCGAGGGCGACGGCGGCGTCAAGGGCCATTTCTTTCTCATCCCCGATCCCGGCTCGCTGGGAACCATTCTCGCGGCAATAGGGGTGAAGGAATAATGGCTGAATTAATCAAGGTTGGTATGGCCGATTATAAGGTCGGCCGCGAGCCTGCCAGTCTTATCAGCTACGGTCTCGGTTCCTGCGTCGGTATCGCTCTTTTCGATCCGGTGACCAAGGTTGGCGGATTGGCGCATATTATGTTGCCTGACAGCACCCAGGCCCGTTCGACGGAGAATCCGGCCAAATTCGCGGATACGTGTTTACCGCTGATGTTGAATGATCTGGTGAAGATGGGGGCTATGAGGAACCGCCTGCAGGCGAAGATCGCCGGCGGGGCTCAGATGTTCACGTTCGCGAACGCGACCGATATTATGCGGGTCGGGGAGCGCAACAGCGAAACGGTGCGCGTGATTTTGAAGAAACTCGAGCTGAGGCTGATTGCCGAGGACTGCGGCGGCAATTACGGCCGTACGGTGGAGCTGAAGCTCGATAGCGGCGTTTTCCGTATTAAGACGATCGATAAGGGCGAAAAAGAATTGTAACCGGGGGATCGATATGGTGAAGCTGCGTATAGCGCTCGGATTGGCTTTGATTGTCGCCGCCCTTACCGCCGCCGTCGGGCTGGTGCATGGTTTGAGGACGCCGACCGTTTTCTACCGGGCCGCAATTTCGCTAACCGGAGCCGCGCTTGCCGCTTATCTTGCCGCCAATCTGGCCGAGGCGTATATCCGGCGGCGTTTTGCCGGTGTTAAGCCCGGCAGGAATAAAGTCGATATTATTAGTAAGGACGGGATTATTGAGAACGATGAGCTTCTTAATCCGTCTCACGTTACACCGCCGTTCAGTCCCTTCGTCCCGGAGAATTTCGAGCAGATTTCGGTGAAGTAATTGCTGCCAGGGATGGGAGGGACGTAAATGCCGGACGACGGGCTCGCGCTGCAGAATTTGTGGTCGGACTACCGGGAAAACCGGCGTGCCGAGATCCGCGAAAAATTGATTGAGAATTATCTCCCTTTGGTCAAGCTGGTCGCCGGACGCATCGCGGTCGGCCTTCCTCAGCATGTCGACAAAGACGATCTTATCAGCAACGGTTTCTTCGGTTTGCTCGAGGCGATCGAGCGTTTCGATCTGTCCCGCGGGTTTAAGTTTGAGACTTACGCGGTGGCCCGCATCCGCGGCGCTATGCTCGATTCGCTCCGCGCCCAGGATTGGATTCCGGCCACCGTTAGGCAGAAGGCCCGCCAGTACGAGCATACGCTGGCCGAGCTTGAGCACCGTCTGGGCCGGTCGGCCGCGGATGACGAGGTTGCCGGCGCAATGGGGGTTTCGGTGCCCCAACTCCATACGCTTATCAATACGCTGAACGGCTGCACGCTTGTTCCTCTTGAGGATTACGTCAAGACTGAGTCGCCGGCCAGTCACGCCCCTAATCCGTCCCAGTTCCTCGAGGAGGAGGAGGTCAAGGCTACTTTGGCGAAGGCGATCGAGCGCCTTACGGAGAAGGAGCGGCTGGTTGTCACGTTGTACTATTACGAGGGTCTGACGCTGAAGGAGATTAGCCTGATTCTGAAATTGACCGAGGCGCGAATTTCCCAGCTCCATACGAAGGCGATTTTCCGTCTGCGCGGCGCCCTGGCCCGTTATAAATCCAGCTTGTTGTAGCCTCAGAGTAAGGAGAGGTGTATTTGATGAGTGATGAGGAAAAAGCGACCAATCAGTCCGATGCTTCGGTGGCTGTTGACGGTTCTTTCCAGATAGACCAGAAGGACGACGGCGTTTACCTTACGGTCAATCCTGCCAAGGGAGCGGGGGCGCCGGTCAGGGAGCCGCTTGTGATGGCCGAGTTGAAGAATCGCGATATCCAGGGCGCCAATTTTTCCGCGATTATCCGCATTGTCAAGGAGGCGAGCGGGTCGCCGGTGAAGATTGCCGAGCAGACGGCCGCGGTGCCGGAGCCGGAGGTCCAGGTGCTGGTGGAGCGCGACCGGATGGCGGCTTCGCTTCAGATCACCCGTCCGAAAGGCAGTCGCCCGCTCACTATCGAAGAGGTGCTGGAGAAGATTCACGCCGCAGGTATTGTTCAGGGTATCGATATGGAGGCTGTGAAACGGGCTTTCGACCGCCCGGGTACGCCGGTGACGTGCGCCCGCGGCGATACGGCTGTGAACGGCAGCGACGCGGTTATCCGCTTCGCTTTTGATATGAACGCCAAGGGACGCCCGGTGGAGCTTGAGGACGGCCGGGTGGATTTTAAGGATCTTAATCTTTTTACGGTGGTGGCTGAGGGCGATTTGCTGGCGGAGAAGATTCCGCCGACACCCGGAACGCCGGGGGTGGATGTTCTCGGGCAGCCGATTTTCCCCAAGCCGGGCAAGGATATTCCTTTGCCGGTCGGCAAGAATGCGTATGCCGACGGCAGCAGGATCAAGGCCGCTATCGCCGGCCAACTGCAGTATGTGAATAATAAGCTGCATGTGTCGCCGGTGATCGAGATCAAGGGCGATGTGGATCTTTCGACCGGCAATGTCGAGTTTGTCGGCAATGTGGTTGTGCGCGGCTCGGTGCAGTCGGGGTTCACGGTGAAGGCCGACGGCAATGTGGAGATTTACGGGTCGGTGAGCGGCGGTACGGTGGAAGGGGCCAATATCGTTATCCGGATGGGCATTCAGGGGATGCAGCGCGGTTATGTCCGCGCGAAGGAGAACGTGACAACCAAGTTTATCGAGAATGCCAATGTTTCCGCCGAGGGCGACGTGATGGTGAACGATGTTGTTCTTCACAGCAACGTGAGCGCCGGTAAGCGGGTGATCGTGGAGGGCCGGCGCGGTTTTATCGCCGGCGGCCATGTGATTGCCGCCGAGGAGATCCGCGCCAAGACGGTGGGCACGCATCTGGCGGTGGCCACCGATCTGGAGGTGGGCGTCAATCCTGTTATCCGCGCGGAATATACCGAGCTGCGCAAGGAGCTGCGGAAGAATGAGATTACCCTCGACCAGGCGCAGAAGGCTCTTGTTGTGCTCCGGTCGGTCAACCAGTCGGATTTGTCGCCCGATAAGCGCGAGATGCTGTTGAAGTTGACGAAGGCCCAGTTTCATATGGCTGGCCAGGTGGAGACGATGCGCAGGCGGATTACGGAGATCGAGCTGTTGTTCGAGGAGATGCGCTATGGCCGCATCAGGGTTTCGGATGTGGTTTATCCGGGTGTGAAGATTGTTATCGGCACGTTGGTGAAACCGGTGCGCGAGATGCTGAAATACGCTTCTTTTTACGCGGAGGACGGCGAAATCAGGGTCGGGTCGTTCCGTTAAGCTGAAAGTAGGGGAGGGGAGGACGTGACAATCCGTGCCATCGACCTCCAGGTACTCATTCCCCGGGTTACCGAGGTAAGCAAGGTCCAGCAGATTGCCGACCACCAGGGCGCTTTGCAGCAACAGCAGGGCGCCGACCAGTGGCAGAGGCTGGCTGCCACGCGCCAGCAGCAGGTGCAGAAATCGCCTCAGAATGCCGGCGGCAAGGTCGACCCGGATGCGGACAAGGAAAGACGCCAGGATGATCATAGGAAGGGCAGCCGCCATCATGAGGACGAGGCCGAGGACAGCCCCGATCCCATCCGCGGTCACACGATCGATATCAAGACTTGAGGTGGGTTATGCTAACAGGGATGATTGTCTTTGTCGTCATTATTCTTTTTTTTGCTTTTTTCGTTGTTTATAAGCGCGGCATGATCGTTAGGATGTTTACGCTGAACGCGGCGACGCCCGCCGGCGAGTTCCAGCAGGAGCTGGAAAGGACGGCCGACGCGGCCATCCGCCGTCTGGAGACGCAGATCGCCCACCTGGAGTATCTGCTGGACGAGGCCGACGCGCGGATCGCCGAGCTGGACGCCAAACTGGCGGCTTCCCGGCAGGCTCCCGAACCGGGCGCCGCTTTGGCCGCCGCCGCGCCAGCCGCACCGACGGAAGGGCCGCCGGCAGGGTCGATTGATGTGCGGCTAGCGCCTGAGCCACCGCCGGTTACGGCGGCAGCGCCTGCCGAGGAGACGCCGGGCCGCGAGGCGCCGGGCGCCGACCGGCGCAAGCTGATTTTGTCGATGTCGGAGCAGGGCTATAGCGTTACGGAGATTTCCAAGACGACGGGCGCGGGTAAAGGGGAAATTATGCTGCTGCTGCAGTTGAATAAAAAATGATCTTTTTTTGGATACTAGTAAGCGAATTGCCGGCGATTATGCTTGTGGCGACGCGTTAATTATGCTATACTAGCTTTTGGTGTAATATCACACACGCCTGTCAATTCCCCGACTGTGCCGGCTGAGCCGGTGGGCGGCGGAAAATGCGACTGGCGGCGGAAAAAAACAGGAGGTGTCCAGAGTATGTCGGTTATTTCCATGAAACAGCTTCTGGAGGCTGGGGTTCATTTCGGCCACCAGACCAGAAGGTGGAACCCCAAGATGGCTCCGTACATTTTTACGGAGCGCAACGGCATCTACATCATTGACCTGCAGAAGACGGTCAAGAAGGTGGAGGATGCGTACAATTTCGTCCGCGATCTGGCAGGCGAGAATAAGACGCTGCTGTTCGTCGGCACGAAGAAGCAGGCCCAGGAGGCCGTCCGCGAGGAGGCGCAGCGCTGCGAGATGTTCTTTGTGAACGAGCGCTGGCTGGGCGGCATGCTGACCAACTTCCAGACCATTCAGCGCCGGATCAACCGTCTGCGCGAGCTCGAGTCGATGGAAGAGAAGGGCATGTTCGAGGTTCTGCCCAAGAAGGAAGTCATCGCCCTCCGTCATGAGCAGGAGCGCCTGCATAAGTTCCTTGGCGGCATCAAGAATATGCGTAAGCTGCCTGGGGCGCTGTTCATCATCGACCCGCGCAAGGAGCGGATCGCGGTGGCCGAGGCCCGCAAGCTGGGTATCCCGATCGTGGCGATTGTCGATACCAACTGCGATCCCGACGAGATCGACTATATCATCCCCGGCAACGATGACGCCATCCGCGCCGTCAAATTGCTTACCGGCAAGATGGCCGACGCCATCCTGGAAGGCAAGCAGGGCGAACAACTGGAAGCAGCAGCAAGCGAGAGCGAGTAAATGTGCTAAGGTAAGGGACGGCCAATCGCTCCCTTACCTTAGTTTCCCTTTAGGCTATAAACAAATCTTAGCACAGGCCGGATTTTAATATTCGACAGGAGGATGGGTATGATAACTGCGGAAATGGTAAAAGTTCTGCGCGAGCGTACCGGCGCAGGCATGATGGACTGCAAGAAGGCGCTGACCGAGACGGACGGTGACATGGAGAAGGCGGTCGATTTTCTGCGCGAGAAGGGTCTGGCCGCTGCTGCGAAACGCGCCGGCAGAGTCGCCGCGGAAGGCGTGGTCGAGGCTTACATACACGGCGCCGGCCGTATCGGCGTTATGCTTGAACTGAACTGCGAAACCGATTTCGTGGCCAAGACGGATGATTTCAAGGCTCTGGCAAAGGATCTGGCGATGCAGGTGGCGGCTTCCAATCCGGGTTATGTCCGCCGCGAGGAAGTGCCGGCCGAGATTATCGCCCATGAGCGCGAAGTCCTCAAAGCCCAGGCGATGAACGAGGGCAAACCGGCCAACATCGCCGAGAAGATGGTGGAAGGCCGTATCGAGAAGTTCTACAAGGAAAACTGCCTGATGGAACAG encodes the following:
- a CDS encoding chemotaxis protein CheC; this translates as MSEDIMNLSVLQLDALREVGNVGAGNAATALSQIINRKIDMTVPKVAILPLGDVPDVVGGPEIMVAGVYLRVFGPAPSSILFLLPRESAFALVDMLMGRERGLTDHLDSMDESALLEIGNILAGAYLNALSFFTKFTLLPSIPALAMDMAGAILSVILSQLGQMGDHALVIETEFSTEGDGGVKGHFFLIPDPGSLGTILAAIGVKE
- a CDS encoding chemotaxis protein CheD yields the protein MAELIKVGMADYKVGREPASLISYGLGSCVGIALFDPVTKVGGLAHIMLPDSTQARSTENPAKFADTCLPLMLNDLVKMGAMRNRLQAKIAGGAQMFTFANATDIMRVGERNSETVRVILKKLELRLIAEDCGGNYGRTVELKLDSGVFRIKTIDKGEKEL
- the rpsB gene encoding 30S ribosomal protein S2 → MSVISMKQLLEAGVHFGHQTRRWNPKMAPYIFTERNGIYIIDLQKTVKKVEDAYNFVRDLAGENKTLLFVGTKKQAQEAVREEAQRCEMFFVNERWLGGMLTNFQTIQRRINRLRELESMEEKGMFEVLPKKEVIALRHEQERLHKFLGGIKNMRKLPGALFIIDPRKERIAVAEARKLGIPIVAIVDTNCDPDEIDYIIPGNDDAIRAVKLLTGKMADAILEGKQGEQLEAAASESE
- a CDS encoding FapA family protein codes for the protein MSDEEKATNQSDASVAVDGSFQIDQKDDGVYLTVNPAKGAGAPVREPLVMAELKNRDIQGANFSAIIRIVKEASGSPVKIAEQTAAVPEPEVQVLVERDRMAASLQITRPKGSRPLTIEEVLEKIHAAGIVQGIDMEAVKRAFDRPGTPVTCARGDTAVNGSDAVIRFAFDMNAKGRPVELEDGRVDFKDLNLFTVVAEGDLLAEKIPPTPGTPGVDVLGQPIFPKPGKDIPLPVGKNAYADGSRIKAAIAGQLQYVNNKLHVSPVIEIKGDVDLSTGNVEFVGNVVVRGSVQSGFTVKADGNVEIYGSVSGGTVEGANIVIRMGIQGMQRGYVRAKENVTTKFIENANVSAEGDVMVNDVVLHSNVSAGKRVIVEGRRGFIAGGHVIAAEEIRAKTVGTHLAVATDLEVGVNPVIRAEYTELRKELRKNEITLDQAQKALVVLRSVNQSDLSPDKREMLLKLTKAQFHMAGQVETMRRRITEIELLFEEMRYGRIRVSDVVYPGVKIVIGTLVKPVREMLKYASFYAEDGEIRVGSFR
- a CDS encoding chemotaxis protein CheW; amino-acid sequence: MAESTYADREIQLVIFKLGREDYGISILQVQEIKRILDITRVPNSPDFIKGVINLRGSVLPVIDLKKRLQLPPTDYTEDTRIIIVKVEEIAVGLIVDAVSEVTTLSGENIEPPTTVVGGVSAQYLSGVGKQDDNLLILLNLTAIVGLGAEVGKAG
- the tsf gene encoding translation elongation factor Ts, coding for MGMITAEMVKVLRERTGAGMMDCKKALTETDGDMEKAVDFLREKGLAAAAKRAGRVAAEGVVEAYIHGAGRIGVMLELNCETDFVAKTDDFKALAKDLAMQVAASNPGYVRREEVPAEIIAHEREVLKAQAMNEGKPANIAEKMVEGRIEKFYKENCLMEQPFIKDPDTTVTQLITAKIAKIGEHISVRRFVRYQLGEGIEKKSADFAAEVMATVKNC
- a CDS encoding FliA/WhiG family RNA polymerase sigma factor yields the protein MPDDGLALQNLWSDYRENRRAEIREKLIENYLPLVKLVAGRIAVGLPQHVDKDDLISNGFFGLLEAIERFDLSRGFKFETYAVARIRGAMLDSLRAQDWIPATVRQKARQYEHTLAELEHRLGRSAADDEVAGAMGVSVPQLHTLINTLNGCTLVPLEDYVKTESPASHAPNPSQFLEEEEVKATLAKAIERLTEKERLVVTLYYYEGLTLKEISLILKLTEARISQLHTKAIFRLRGALARYKSSLL
- a CDS encoding chemotaxis protein CheA → MELNQYMGMFLEESREHLQTLNRCLLSLENDPRNLSVLDEIFRSAHTIKGMSATMGFTAIAELTHEMENVLDLLRKGQLKASPAIIDTLFKCLDTLEQSVESIASNSEATVDIKPLVAKLIKLAAGKDQEEAAPAAAATKAATPVVATSSGITLNDTEIDVIKAASRQGYAAYEVQVGLREGCLLKSARAYMVMNALDELGDVIKSVPPAEELEKENFDYSFSVVALSDAEPEKVQQALLAISEIESATVLPLAIPDAAPAAAAAPAIKPAAAPEVRPEAEVPAAKLDAPPTADAPLAADKKVRGGQSVRVDIDKLDTLLNLVGELVINKTRLEQIGLSHRLTDLTETIEQMDRVTTDLQAVVMKVRMVPVGQVFNRFPRMVRDLSRDLNKEVNLIIQGEETELDRTVIDEIGDPLVHLLRNAIDHGIESPAEREAKGKNPVGEIRLIARHEGNNVIIMVEDDGAGVNPEVVKQKALEKGMITQAEAEKMDAAEAVRLLFLPGFSTAKVVTDVSGRGVGMDAVKTKIESLGGMVDVETKVNEGSRFKIRLPLTLAIIQALLVKVCEEIYAIPLGSIDSTINITPGDIKTIQNQEVILLRGQIIPIVRLGNVLGVPESGNEGAEELYVVIVHMGEQKAGVIVDTLIGQQEIVIKSLGKLLASIKVLAGATILGDGRVALILDVGSIMQ
- a CDS encoding chemotaxis response regulator protein-glutamate methylesterase → MIKVLVVDDSAFMRKVLSDLFAAESDFTVLEAARNGKDAIDKVKRLNPDVVTMDVEMPVMDGISALETIMREAPTPVVMVSSLTREGADATLKALEKGAVDFVAKTAGPISSIDQIRIEILAKCRTAARANVRQLIRPPAPPAPPPPQPPAFAPGHDERIVAIGTSTGGPRALQEVLTRLPGNLPCPVVIVQHMPPGFTKSLSDRLNTLSPLSVKEAENGDVLRPGLAVIAPGDFHMTLVREGNKTVVRLHQEPPIGGHRPSVDPTMEAVARIYGPRAVGVILTGMGADGSRGMKAIKTGRGFTIAEDQSTTVVFGMPKAAIELGIVDKVVPLPGVAGEIVKHLQSKHGGV